The stretch of DNA CCCGGGGGCGGGTTCATGGCCGAGGGGATGTCGCCTTCAAGTACGATGTTTCGCTTTTCCACAGATGTGTCAGCGATGGGAACAGCGGACAACAGCGCCTCGGTATAGGGGTGATACGGCGGGGCAAAGACCTGTTCCGTTGACCCAAGCTCCACCACATGTCCCAGATACATCACCATCACACGGTCGCTGAGATAGCGTACGATCGACAGATCGTGGCTGATGAACAGAAGCGTCGTCTTGTGTTCCCGCTGGATCTCCATCAACAGGTCGGTGACAGCGGCCTGCACCGACACATCAAGGGCAGAGACAGGTTCATCCGCCACCACGATCCGCGCGTCCCCGGCAAAGGCGCGGGCGATACCCACGCGCTGCTTCTGCCCGCCAGACAATTGCCGCGGCATCCGGTCGGCAAAGGCGCGGGGCAGCTTCACGAGGTCCAGAAGTTCCAGCATGCGCTGCCAGCGCTCGGCTTCGTTCCTACCGATCTTGAAGATCTCGAGCGCCCGCACGATCTGCCGGCCCACAGTCATCGAAGGGTTCAACGTGTCAAACGGGTTTTGGAACACCATCTGCACGTCCGCCACCGTCTGCGTGTCGCGCTCTTCGATGGGGATGTCCTGAATGGCCTTGTTGCCAAGGGTGATGGTGCCCTCGGTCGCGGTCTCCAGCCCCATGAGCACCTTGGCAAAGGTCGACTTGCCGCAACCGGATTCGCCCACGATGGCCAGAGTTTCGGATTCTCGCGCCTCAAAGCTCAGGGTCTCGTTCGCCTTGACCACCTTCCTTTCTCCGGACGAGAACAGGGCAGAGGCGGCCACCTCGTAATACTTCTTGAGCTTGTCCATCTTCAGAACAACATCGCCGACCTCGCCCTTTTCCTTTTGTTCGCCCAACGTCAGCGGAGCGTTCCAGTCGATCTCCTTGAACCGGAGGCAGCGCGTCTCGTGACTGGCGTCGTCGTTGGTCGGAAACATCGGGATGGATTTGTTTTCGTTGCACAAACCTTCCTCGAAATAGTCGCAGCGCGGGCCGAAATTGCAGCCGGGCGGGCGCTCATGAGGCAGGGGGAAGTTGCCGGGGATGGCCACAAGAGGCCGCGCGTTCTTGTCCGCACCGGGCAAGGGGATCGAGCGGAACAGCGCCTGCGTATAGGGGTGCTGCATCTCGTCGAAGACCTGCTTGATGCTGCCGCGCTCCACCGCTTCACCCGAATACATCACGCAGATCCGGTCGCAAGTCTCCAGCACCAGCCCGAGATTGTGCGAGATAAACAGCATTGAGGTGCCGTATTTCTTGCCCAGATCCTTGACCAGTTCGACCACGGCCGCCTCGACCGTGACGTCCAGCGCTGTGGTCGGCTCGTCCAGGATCAGCAGGGACGGCTCCGACATCAGCGCCATGGCGATCACGATGCGCTGTTGTTGGCCGCCCGACAATTGGTGGGGAAAGCTGTTCAGGATGCGTTTGGGGTCGGGCAGTTTCACATCCGTGACCACCTGGAGCGCGCGCTCATATGCGCCTTTTTCGTTCATGCCCTGATGGATCATCGGCACTTCCATCAACTGCTTGCCGATCTTCATGGCCGGGTTCAGCGATGCCATCGGCTCCTGATAGATCATGGCAATCTCGGACCCGCGGATGTCGCGCAACTCTTCCGTGCTCATCTCGCCCAGATCACGGCCCTTGAACTTGATCGACCCGCCGACAACGCGCCCGTTCTTGCCCAGGTCCTGCATGACGCCCAGGGCCACGGTGGACTTGCCGCATCCGGATTCGCCCACGAGGCCAACGGCCTCGCCGGGTTGCACGGTCACCGAGAAATCCATCACGGCTGGGATTTCCCGCAGCCGCGTGAAGAAGGAAATGCTCAGTTTGTCGATCTCAAGGATCGGGCCATCATAGTCCAGTTTCGTCATTCAGTGTCTCCC from Tateyamaria omphalii encodes:
- a CDS encoding dipeptide ABC transporter ATP-binding protein, whose product is MTKLDYDGPILEIDKLSISFFTRLREIPAVMDFSVTVQPGEAVGLVGESGCGKSTVALGVMQDLGKNGRVVGGSIKFKGRDLGEMSTEELRDIRGSEIAMIYQEPMASLNPAMKIGKQLMEVPMIHQGMNEKGAYERALQVVTDVKLPDPKRILNSFPHQLSGGQQQRIVIAMALMSEPSLLILDEPTTALDVTVEAAVVELVKDLGKKYGTSMLFISHNLGLVLETCDRICVMYSGEAVERGSIKQVFDEMQHPYTQALFRSIPLPGADKNARPLVAIPGNFPLPHERPPGCNFGPRCDYFEEGLCNENKSIPMFPTNDDASHETRCLRFKEIDWNAPLTLGEQKEKGEVGDVVLKMDKLKKYYEVAASALFSSGERKVVKANETLSFEARESETLAIVGESGCGKSTFAKVLMGLETATEGTITLGNKAIQDIPIEERDTQTVADVQMVFQNPFDTLNPSMTVGRQIVRALEIFKIGRNEAERWQRMLELLDLVKLPRAFADRMPRQLSGGQKQRVGIARAFAGDARIVVADEPVSALDVSVQAAVTDLLMEIQREHKTTLLFISHDLSIVRYLSDRVMVMYLGHVVELGSTEQVFAPPYHPYTEALLSAVPIADTSVEKRNIVLEGDIPSAMNPPPGCPFQTRCRWKSEVPGGLCETEVPPVRHLAEGHQVKCHLADGILERMEPVIKIAAE